The DNA window AGGCTGTTTAAAGCGGTACTCGGAAAGTATGGTGACACCAGCGCGCCTCCACTGGCCGCCGAGGGCAAGCAGAGTGGTCACTCCAGAGCTGGGACACAAAGGACCAGTGTCACCTGATTGAGCCCGAGGGTCGAGAACTTTAGGTCAGGTTCATGACTATGTAAAATCGCTGCCGAGTGTGAATACATGCTTTTTTTCCGGAAGGCTCGGGGGAATCCGAGAGAGTActgttattattaattaaaaggtTTCATTTCGAAATTTTCCTGGGGGAAAACCAGTGGAGCAATGTCTGGAGTTGTGCGGTGCTGAGAGCCCCTCCgccaggacagacacacaggcttCTCCTGTTATGCTACCCCTCACCCGGTCGCCAAGGAGCAGCTAGTGACAGCACAGTGGGGAAGCTTTACTGCTTGAAACAGGACAAGAACCctgaaacacacctcaacacgATCTATAATTCAGTGCGCCCCCGGGACGTTCCAGGCGCTCCGAGGCGGCGCGCCTTAGCCCGCGTACCGCGCTGCACCTAGACCGTCTCACCAGGAAGGGAGTCCTTCAATTTGCAGGCTGACTGGACGAGCTCAAAGTAGTTGGAACGGCTCACGCAGCGCCCGGGGAATAGTGGATGCCCCCCGAGGCTCCGGCGCTTCCAAGTGAACACATCCGGGAGAGGCCAATTAGGGGAAAGAGAACTGGCCGCAGCAGCTTGGAGAAGGGGCCCCGCTCCCCAGGCATGGCCCGCCCCCAGGCGGCCTCGGGGAGAGGCTTGGATCCTAGGACAAGAGCAGGCTGCGTGCGCTCCCACCCCCGTCTCCACCCTAGACTCTGGCGACAGCCCCCGcctgcgcgcgcacacacacacacacacacacacacacacacacacacacacacacaaacacacacaggcgcGCGCTGGTGGGAAGCAGCCGGCCACAGGAGGGCCAGCGCGGGGGAGGACGCCGAGCCAGCTTCCAAAAGTCCCATCCCTTGTGTGACCCGCTGGCGAGGGCAGCCCGGGCAGAAGCCGGCAAGGGGAGCAGTCCCAGCGCGCGGCCAAGGCTAGGAGGCGACAGTGGCCGAGGGCCCTTTAAGACTCTCCCCGCCCACCGGCGGCGCCCGCCTCCGCCCGCCGCTCTCCCCGCCCCGGGGTCCGGGAGAGAGCTGCGATTGGGCGGGCGCGGCGATCCCTTTGAAGTGTGGCTGCGGATCGCGGCTATTTGACGTGCAGCTCGCGGAAGGCGAAGGTTTTTGTGTTGCTCGCCTGGGctagcggcggcggcggcggcggcggcggcggcggcggcggtggagGAGGGGAGGCGGCACCGAGGCGCAGCGACTGCTGCACGGCGTTCGACGCAGCGGAGCGAGCCCACCCGCCCCGGGAGCTCGCCTCCCggagcttcccctccctccccgcccccccagtGGCGCTGCCTCCTCCAAATGAGCGATTCGCCCGCTGGATCTAACCCAAGGACACCCGAaagcagcggcagcggcggcagcggcggcggcgggaagAGGCCGGCGGTGCCGGCGGTGGTGTCCCTCCTGCCCCCGGCGGACCCCCTGCGCCAGGCGAACCGGCTTCCCATCAGGGTTCTGAAGATGCTGAGCGCTCACACCGGTCACCTCCTGCACCCGGAGTACCTGCAACCGCTGTCCTCCACTCCCGTCAGCCCCATTGAGGTCAGTCTCCGGGCGCTGCCCACCCCAGAGCTGAACCCATTCCGCCACCCGATGCTGGGCCCATggccctgctccctgctccctgctccctgctccctgctccctgctccctgctcccccaccccctcccgcACCCATAGCTCCTGCGACGCGACTCTCGAGGCTGGCCACGCTGGCGGACCTCATGAGGAGGGACGAAAGGCAGGAATCAGACCCCTCTAGGTTCTCCCTAGACTCCCGGGTGGAAGGGTTTTGCCCACTCGCCCTTCGGAGCTGCGTGTTTTCAGTCGGACTGGAACTGCTCTTGTCGTGCCCAGAGTCCTTTACTTTGCCTCTGGCCCCCAGTGTCCTGTCCAAAGACGGCTCCTGGGCCTCCCTCGTCTCCACCCCGACCTGTTCTCTTGGAAACCGCCCGGGTTCCCCTGCATCTTCCCCGGCCTGTTGGGGCACACTGCAGAAAACCCAGGCACTCGAGATCCCGGGTCTTTCTTCATCCCACTTCTCTGGGTGTCCTCCccgggagggaaggagggagggaaggagagagggaaggagagagggaggggctaCTCCCAGGGCCAACTGCAGCTCTGCCTTTAGAAGGCGCCTCTCCCCCGCTCCTACCCCGAGCGCCATCACCAGAAACCCGTCCCAAACGAAGTTCTCCCAAACTAAAGGCTTAAGTTTTTCCCCGGGCCAAGAAGAAGGGGAGATTACATGGAAAGGGGCGAATCACCACCCCGACTCCAGAGAAGTCACCTTTAACCGGGAGGGCGGGTGCTGAACCGTTTCTCCGGCGCGCCCGCGCCCATGACACACTCAGGGACTAACCCACGAACGCCACTGCCCTTCTGCCCAGCCGCTCCTCCAGAGCCAGGCCGGCTTCTCGGGGACCCTCTTCGCTAGGCCCCCCGTGGCGCGGCCAGTGCCCTGCTTTACGTCCCTGCGCGCTCAGTTGGGTCTCCTGATCTCacccccttcttctccctcccctttgcCACTGTCTCCCGCAGCTGGACGCCAAGAAGAGTCCGTTGGCACTGCTAGCCCAGACCTGCTCGCAGATCGGCAAACCCGACCCGCCGCCCTCGTCCAAGCTCAACTCGGTAGCCGCAGCGGCCAACGGGCTGGGATCCGAGAAAGACCCGGGCCGCTCCGCCCCCGGCACCGCCTCCGCGGCCACCGCGCTCAAGCAGCTGGGGGACTCCCCCGCCGAGGACAAGTCCAGCTTCAAGCCCTACTCCAAGGgctccggcggcggcggcggcggcgactcCCGCAAAGACAGCGGCTCCTCGTCCgtgtcctccacctcctcttcgtCCTCCTCGTCCCCCGGAGACAAGGCGGGCTTCAGGGTCCCCAGCGCCAcctgccctcccttccccccgCATGGAGCGCCGGTCTCCACCTCGTCCAACTCGTCTTCACCCGGAGGCTCCCGCGGAGGGTCCCCGCACCACTCAGACTGCAAGAACGGCGGCGGGGCCGGCGGCGGCGGAGACCCGGATAAGAAAGACCAGGAAGCCAAACCCAGTCCGGAGCCAGCGGCTGGGAGCCGAGGCAGCGGCGCCGGGGACTCGGCTCACGGTGGCCCGGAGGCCGCGGCATCAGGGCGCAAGTCGGAGCCGCCCTCTGCTCTGGTGGGGGCTGGCCACGTGGCTCCAGTGTCACCCTACAAACCAGGCCACTCGGTGTTCCCGCTACCGCCCTCCAGCATCGGTTACCACGGCTCGATCGTGGGCGCCTACGCCGGCTACCCGTCTCAGTTCGTGCCTGGCCTGGATCCTAGCAAGTCTGGCTTAGTGGGAGGCCAGCTGTCCGGGGGCCTGGGCCTGCCACCGGGCAAGCCCCCCAGCTCCAGCCCGCTCACCGGGGCCTCCCCGCCCTCCTTCCTGCAGGGATTATGCCGTGACCCCTACTGCCTGGGAGGCTACCACAGCGCCTCGCACCTCGGCGGCGGCTCTAGCTGCTCCACTTGCAGCGCGCACGATCCGGCCGGGCCCAGCCTGAAGGCCGGTGGCTACCCGCTGGTGTACCCGGGGCACCCCTTGCAACCCGCCGCGCTGTCTTCCAGCGCCGCCCAGGCCGCGCTTCCGGGCCATCCTCTCTACACCTATGGCTTCATGCTGCAGAACGAACCGCTACCACACAGCTGCAACTGGGTGGCGGCCAGCGGGCCCTGCGACAAGCGCTTCGCCACTTCCGAGGAGCTGCTCAGCCATCTACGGAC is part of the Onychomys torridus chromosome 17, mOncTor1.1, whole genome shotgun sequence genome and encodes:
- the Znf703 gene encoding zinc finger protein 703 isoform X1, giving the protein MSDSPAGSNPRTPESSGSGGSGGGGKRPAVPAVVSLLPPADPLRQANRLPIRVLKMLSAHTGHLLHPEYLQPLSSTPVSPIELDAKKSPLALLAQTCSQIGKPDPPPSSKLNSVAAAANGLGSEKDPGRSAPGTASAATALKQLGDSPAEDKSSFKPYSKGSGGGGGGDSRKDSGSSSVSSTSSSSSSSPGDKAGFRVPSATCPPFPPHGAPVSTSSNSSSPGGSRGGSPHHSDCKNGGGAGGGGDPDKKDQEAKPSPEPAAGSRGSGAGDSAHGGPEAAASGRKSEPPSALVGAGHVAPVSPYKPGHSVFPLPPSSIGYHGSIVGAYAGYPSQFVPGLDPSKSGLVGGQLSGGLGLPPGKPPSSSPLTGASPPSFLQGLCRDPYCLGGYHSASHLGGGSSCSTCSAHDPAGPSLKAGGYPLVYPGHPLQPAALSSSAAQAALPGHPLYTYGFMLQNEPLPHSCNWVAASGPCDKRFATSEELLSHLRTHTALPGAEKLLAAYPGASSLGSAAAAAAAAASCHLHLPPPTAPGSPGSLSLRSPHTLGLSRYHPYGKSHLSTAGGLAVPSLPTAGPYYSPYALYGQRLASASALGYQ
- the Znf703 gene encoding zinc finger protein 703 isoform X2, with translation MSDSPAGSNPRTPESSGSGGSGGGGKRPAVPAVVSLLPPADPLRQANRLPIRVLKMLSAHTGHLLHPEYLQPLSSTPVSPIEKGRLHGKGRITTPTPEKSPLTGRAGAEPFLRRARAHDTLRD